One stretch of Pomacea canaliculata isolate SZHN2017 linkage group LG1, ASM307304v1, whole genome shotgun sequence DNA includes these proteins:
- the LOC112574130 gene encoding latrophilin receptor-like protein A, translating to MLLTYGKFSQLRTLPGLNNICLAAWLLVGQLMVLIVPDKTGLPAICVALGMLLHYAWLCVVCWTSVCSFHMFYVFVLLQASLQAQHRQSWYLRRYAAVAHLLPAMVVISVVGVSQVISQGRNYGYGGHVCYLNSVILVGVGFVLPLAACVTFNLVLLGITARTLSNVERVPKHSATAESSNLPIYAKLSSLTGTCWILALLAEIPGWGWLKYPSAVLNGLQGFHLALSYAVNKRALMLWRQAIQTKKTTSELSKTQNTSGTTV from the coding sequence ATGCTCCTTACTTATGGTAAATTCTCGCAACTGAGAACGCTGCCGGGGCTCAACAACATTTGTCTGGCCGCCTGGCTTCTAGTCGGGCAGCTGATGGTTCTCATCGTCCCTGATAAGACGGGGTTGCCGGCCATTTGCGTGGCGCTGGGTATGTTGCTGCACTACGCGTGGCTGTGTGTCGTGTGCTGGACCAGCGTGTGTTCCTTCCACATGTTCTATGTTTTCGTGCTGCTGCAGGCGTCCTTGCAAGCGCAGCACCGTCAAAGCTGGTACCTGCGGCGCTACGCAGCTGTCGCTCACCTGCTGCCGGCGATGGTGGTGATCTCCGTTGTCGGGGTCAGCCAGGTCATCAGCCAGGGGCGAAATTACGGGTATGGAGGTCACGTCTGCTATCTGAACTCTGTGATTCTGGTAGGCGTGGGCTTTGTATTGCCTCTTGCAGCGTGCGTGACCTTTAACCTCGTCTTGCTGGGCATCACTGCGAGAACACTGTCCAACGTGGAGCGCGTACCAAAACATTCAGCGACAGCCGAAAGCAGCAACCTACCAATTTACGCCAAATTGTCCTCCCTTACTGGTACGTGCTGGATCTTGGCGCTGCTGGCCGAGATTCCGGGGTGGGGTTGGCTAAAGTACCCGTCTGCAGTACTGAATGGTCTGCAGGGGTTTCACCTGGCGCTCAGCTACGCCGTTAACAAGCGCGCCCTGATGCTATGGCGACAGGCGATTCAGACGAAAAAGACGACGTCAGAGCTTTCCAAAACTCAAAATACTTCGGGTACCACCGTCTGA